The Coleofasciculus sp. FACHB-1120 nucleotide sequence GCTCCACGACGAATGGGTTGGAAGGCTACCGCTTTACCCACTGTTGTTTGCCGGAGTTGGATCAAAGTGAAGTTGATATCTCAACAACCTTTTTAGGAAAACAGCTCGGTGCGCCTTTGCTCATTTCTTCGATGACGGGGGGAACGGAACTGGCGAGGATGATTAATTATCGTCTAGCTGCTGCGGCGCAACGCTATAAACTGGCGATGGGCGTGGGTTCGCAACGGGTGGCGGTGGAGAATCCGCAGGTTGCTTCAACTTTTGCTGTGCGATCGCTGGCTCCCGATATTCTCCTATTTGCTAACCTGGGCGCGGTGCAACTTAACTATACCTATGGCATTGATGAATGTCTGCGCTCAATTGACTTGCTAGAGGCAGATGCTTTGATTTTGCATCTCAATGCCTTGCAAGAGTGCATTCAACCCAGAGGTGACACTAACTTCCGAGGACTGCTTGACAAAATAAAAAATCTATGTAATAAGTTACCAGTACCTGTGATTGTCAAAGAGGTGGGAAATGGCATCTCAGCGGCGATCGCGCAGAAGTTGATTGATGCGGGTGTGAGCGCCATTGACGTTGCCGGTGCCGGTGGGACATCATGGGCAAAGGTGGAGAGTGAACGGGCTGAAAATGCCCAGCAGCGCCGGTTAGGACTAACATTTGCTGATTGGGGTTTGCCCACAGCAGAATGCATTACCAGTATTCGAGCCATTGCCC carries:
- the fni gene encoding type 2 isopentenyl-diphosphate Delta-isomerase encodes the protein MQNVGDRRLINNPALTKETQSRKADHLKICLDEDVQFRSTTNGLEGYRFTHCCLPELDQSEVDISTTFLGKQLGAPLLISSMTGGTELARMINYRLAAAAQRYKLAMGVGSQRVAVENPQVASTFAVRSLAPDILLFANLGAVQLNYTYGIDECLRSIDLLEADALILHLNALQECIQPRGDTNFRGLLDKIKNLCNKLPVPVIVKEVGNGISAAIAQKLIDAGVSAIDVAGAGGTSWAKVESERAENAQQRRLGLTFADWGLPTAECITSIRAIAPNIPLIASGGLRNGLEVAKAIALGADLAGLAWPFLQATVESEDALDALVEVLVAEITTVLFCTGNPTLSALKQSGALQPLR